In Canis lupus dingo isolate Sandy chromosome 27, ASM325472v2, whole genome shotgun sequence, one genomic interval encodes:
- the LOC112667278 gene encoding olfactory receptor 6C6-like: MFSYVDFISLKSKMRNQSTKIEFFLLGLTDDPQLQIVIFTFLFINYVLSMTGNLTIILLTLLHPSLKTPMYFFLRNFSFMEASLTTVCIPRFLISLITKNKVISYNCCASQLFFFLQLEIAEFYLLAAMSFDRYVAICKPLHYLIIMNNKMCYQLLFSSWAVGFLLSFSPLAVGLTLDFCVSGIIDHFMCDISPVLQLSCTDTRFLELLSFALAIVTLLVTLLLVILSYTYIIKTILKIPSAQKRTKAFSTCSSHMIVVSLTYGSCIFNYIKPTAKERVTLSKGVSVIYTSVAPLLNPFIYSLRNQQVKQAFKDTLQKIFSLSRK, encoded by the coding sequence ATGTTTTCCTATGTTGATTTCATAAGCCTCAAGTCTAAAATGAGGAATCAGTCAACAAAGATTGAGTTCTTTCTCCTGGGGCTGACCGATGACCCACAACTGCAAATTGTGATTTTTACGTTTCTCTTCATCAACTATGTGCTGAGCATGACTGGAAACTTAACCATCATCCTTCTCACCCTGCTACATCCCAGCCTCAAGACTCCCATGTATTTTTTCCTCCGAAATTTCTCCTTTATGGAAGCTTCACTGACAACAGTCTGTATTCCCAGATTCCTGATAAGCCTCATAACTAAAAACAAAGTCATTTCCTACAATTGTTGTGCATCTCAgttattctttttcctccaaTTAGAAATTGCAGAATTTTACCTGCTGGCTGCCATGTCCTTTGACCGTTATGTAGCAATCTGCAAACCCCTGCATTACCTGATCATCATGAACAACAAAATGTGCTACCAACTCCTGTTCAGCTCATGGGCCGTGGGCTTTCTGCTGTCGTTTTCACCATTAGCTGTGGGCCTCACACTGGATTTCTGTGTTTCCGGAATAATTGATCATTTCATGTGTGACATTTCCCCTGTGCTGCAGCTTTCCTGCACTGACACTCGTTTCTTGGAATTGCTTTCGTTTGCCTTAGCTATTGTAACACTTCTGGTGACCTTACTATTAGTGATTCTTTCTTACACATACATTATCAAGACCATTCTCAAGATCCCCTCTGCTCAGAAAAGAACCAAGGCTTTTTCTACTTGTTCTTCTCATATGATTGTGGTCTCCCTTACGTATGGTAGCTGCATCTTTAATTACATAAAGCCAACAGCGAAGGAAAGGGTGACTTTGTCCAAAGGTGTAAGTGTTATTTATACCTCGGTTGCCCCTTTATTAAACCCTTTCATTTACAGTCTCAGAAACCAGCAAGTCAAACAAGCCTTCAAGGACACACTccaaaagattttctctctttccagaaaataa